From one Humulus lupulus chromosome 8, drHumLupu1.1, whole genome shotgun sequence genomic stretch:
- the LOC133796129 gene encoding centromere protein C isoform X2, which translates to MVTGHRASDLVDPLQEYSGLALFPHTFEVLPEASYPYDFDRELQAIHNHLNSAALRSPLKLRDQAKVIVDGNSKTMNSKVTVDSTVTVPGIAEGNPRERRPALGRKRARFSLKPNSSQPAKSFEQPKLDLKNLKDPNEFFMAYERHENAIKEIRKQMGGTQSESDEENPSKIGRSRRPGMLKRSVKYKHLYSSEISETNKNVLSSQETVDSSNCSPDHHISQPESDHDFMSQETELTGSIQNEEGNADEILDQLLSCNAEELDGNRALNLLQEHLQIKPIELEKLRLPDFQDIPKVGLKSSRGGKLPKRSHVLSNIDNMLKGLSSKTPMQHKQGAEPESPLHHVASPTPSKSPLASLSALKQRLSRSNSFNDLFSPHDIDNSPAPNPPTIECNDNTILFDVVTQSVMKSPLFEKDENVEDSITGSPEAAISDLTNTHKKSVYDDRSKLDGVIDVGSSASQVTMNDNMTDSYMDNSAMIENLGGLDADRDAQARGAKVDDKVEDIQQETVVSTDSGLHLEELTLDNSNAIQSHLDEPRPASVEGRSTDMHSRIPDDGSEQHTEMIEENSRIPLVKKRKEKSDSQKVKKRREISGSGRKSLAGAGTNWESGVRRSTRIRCRPLEFWKGEKLLYGRVHKSLPTVIGLKYASPDKGNGKLALKVRSYVSDEHKELLELAALH; encoded by the exons ATGGTGACCGGTCACCGTGCCTCCGATCTTGTTGATCCACTTCAGGAATACTCAGGTCTTGCTCTCTTCCCCCATACCTTTGAGGTTTTGCCAGAAGCTTCCTACCCATACGACTTCGACCGCGAACTTCAAGCCATCCACAACCACCTCAATTCCGCG GCATTACGAAGTCCCCTTAAGTTAAGAGACCAGGCAAAAGTCATTGTGGATGGTAATTCCAAAACTATGAACTCTAAAGTTACGGTGGACAGTACTGTCACCGTTCCTGGCATTGCTGAGGGTAATCCCCGAGAACGAAGGCCAGCTTTGGGTCGTAAACGAGCTCGGTTTTCGTTGAAGCCCAATTCCAG CCAGCCTGCTAAGAGTTTTGAACAACCAAAGTTGGACTTAAAGAACCTGAAAGACCCAAATGAGTTTTTCATGGCTTATGAAAGACATGAAA ATGCCATAAAAGAAATACGTAAGCAGATGGGTGGCACTCAATCAGAGTCTGATGAGGAGAATCCATCTAAGATTGGGCGATCACGTCGACCAGGGATGCTGAA GAGATCGGTTAAATACAAGCATCTTTATTCATCGGAGATTTCTGAGACCAATAAGAATGTTCTGTCCTCACAGGAGACTGTTGACTCAAGCAATTGCAGTCCAGATCATCACATCTCTCAACCAGAAAGTGATCACGATTTTATGTCCCAGGAAACAGAATTAACGG GTTCAATCCAAAATGAAGAAGGCAATGCTGATGAGATTTTGGATCAACTACTTTCTTGTAATGCTGAAGAACTTGACGGAAATCGGGCATTGAATCTCTTACAAGAGCACTTGCAAATAAAACCAATTGAGCTAGAGAAGTTACGCCTTCCAGATTTCCAAGATATCCCAAAAGTGGGTTTGAAGTCTTCTAGAGGTGGAAAGTTGCCAAAGCGTAGTCATGTCTTATCAAACATAGATAATATGTTAAAGGGGCTAAGTAGCAAAACACCTATGCAGCACAAACAGGGGGCTGAACCTGAAAGTCCTCTTCATCATGTTGCTTCTCCCACCCCGTCCAAGAGTCCTCTTGCGTCATTGTCAGCGCTAAAACAGAGACTTTCTCGTTCAAATTCATTCAACGATTTGTTTTCACCTCATGATATTGACAATTCTCCAGCTCCAAATCCTCCAACTATTGAATGCAATGATAATACTATTTTGTTTGATGTAGTAACACAGTCTGTAATGAAGTCACCTTTGTTTGAAAAAGATGAGAATGTTGAAGATTCTATTACTGGATCACCAGAGGCTGCTATCAGTGATTTAACTAATACACATAAAAAATCCGTATATGATGATAGAAGTAAACTAGATGGGGTAATTGATGTGGGCTCAAGTGCATCTCAAGTTACTATGAATGATAACATGACGGACAGTTATATGGATAATAGTGCTATGATTGAAAATTTAGGCGGGCTTGATGCTGATAGGGATGCCCAAGCAAGAGGAGCTAAAGTCGATGATAAG GTAGAAGACATACAACAGGAAACAGTAGTTTCCACAGATTCCGGTCTTCACCTGGAGGAATTAACTCTGGATAATTCGAACGCGATTCAGAGTCATTTAG ATGAACCAAGACCAGCTTCAGTTGAGGGCAGGTCAACAGATATGCACTCCAGAATCCCCGATGATGGTTCAGAACAGCATACTGAG ATGATTGAAGAAAATTCcaggattccattagttaagaaACGCAAGGAAAAGTCAGATTCACAGAAAGTGAAAAAGAGAAGAGAGATTTCAGGAAGTGGGAGGAAAAGCCTTGCGG GGGCTGGTACAAATTGGGAATCTGGAGTAAGGCGAAGCACCAGAATCAGGTGCAGACCTTTGGAGTTCTGGAAAGGGGAGAAATTATTATATGGACGTGTACATAAGA GTCTTCCAACTGTTATTGGGTTGAAGTATGCTTCCCCGGATAAGGGCAACGGAAAGCTCGCTCTTAAGGTGAGGTCTTATGTCTCTGATGAACACAAAGAGCTTCTTGAGCTAGCTGCTCTGCATTAA
- the LOC133796129 gene encoding centromere protein C isoform X1: MVTGHRASDLVDPLQEYSGLALFPHTFEVLPEASYPYDFDRELQAIHNHLNSAALRSPLKLRDQAKVIVDGNSKTMNSKVTVDSTVTVPGIAEGNPRERRPALGRKRARFSLKPNSSQPAKSFEQPKLDLKNLKDPNEFFMAYERHENAIKEIRKQMGGTQSESDEENPSKIGRSRRPGMLKRSVKYKHLYSSEISETNKNVLSSQETVDSSNCSPDHHISQPESDHDFMSQETELTGSIQNEEGNADEILDQLLSCNAEELDGNRALNLLQEHLQIKPIELEKLRLPDFQDIPKVGLKSSRGGKLPKRSHVLSNIDNMLKGLSSKTPMQHKQGAEPESPLHHVASPTPSKSPLASLSALKQRLSRSNSFNDLFSPHDIDNSPAPNPPTIECNDNTILFDVVTQSVMKSPLFEKDENVEDSITGSPEAAISDLTNTHKKSVYDDRSKLDGVIDVGSSASQVTMNDNMTDSYMDNSAMIENLGGLDADRDAQARGAKVDDKIQVEDIQQETVVSTDSGLHLEELTLDNSNAIQSHLDEPRPASVEGRSTDMHSRIPDDGSEQHTEMIEENSRIPLVKKRKEKSDSQKVKKRREISGSGRKSLAGAGTNWESGVRRSTRIRCRPLEFWKGEKLLYGRVHKSLPTVIGLKYASPDKGNGKLALKVRSYVSDEHKELLELAALH; this comes from the exons ATGGTGACCGGTCACCGTGCCTCCGATCTTGTTGATCCACTTCAGGAATACTCAGGTCTTGCTCTCTTCCCCCATACCTTTGAGGTTTTGCCAGAAGCTTCCTACCCATACGACTTCGACCGCGAACTTCAAGCCATCCACAACCACCTCAATTCCGCG GCATTACGAAGTCCCCTTAAGTTAAGAGACCAGGCAAAAGTCATTGTGGATGGTAATTCCAAAACTATGAACTCTAAAGTTACGGTGGACAGTACTGTCACCGTTCCTGGCATTGCTGAGGGTAATCCCCGAGAACGAAGGCCAGCTTTGGGTCGTAAACGAGCTCGGTTTTCGTTGAAGCCCAATTCCAG CCAGCCTGCTAAGAGTTTTGAACAACCAAAGTTGGACTTAAAGAACCTGAAAGACCCAAATGAGTTTTTCATGGCTTATGAAAGACATGAAA ATGCCATAAAAGAAATACGTAAGCAGATGGGTGGCACTCAATCAGAGTCTGATGAGGAGAATCCATCTAAGATTGGGCGATCACGTCGACCAGGGATGCTGAA GAGATCGGTTAAATACAAGCATCTTTATTCATCGGAGATTTCTGAGACCAATAAGAATGTTCTGTCCTCACAGGAGACTGTTGACTCAAGCAATTGCAGTCCAGATCATCACATCTCTCAACCAGAAAGTGATCACGATTTTATGTCCCAGGAAACAGAATTAACGG GTTCAATCCAAAATGAAGAAGGCAATGCTGATGAGATTTTGGATCAACTACTTTCTTGTAATGCTGAAGAACTTGACGGAAATCGGGCATTGAATCTCTTACAAGAGCACTTGCAAATAAAACCAATTGAGCTAGAGAAGTTACGCCTTCCAGATTTCCAAGATATCCCAAAAGTGGGTTTGAAGTCTTCTAGAGGTGGAAAGTTGCCAAAGCGTAGTCATGTCTTATCAAACATAGATAATATGTTAAAGGGGCTAAGTAGCAAAACACCTATGCAGCACAAACAGGGGGCTGAACCTGAAAGTCCTCTTCATCATGTTGCTTCTCCCACCCCGTCCAAGAGTCCTCTTGCGTCATTGTCAGCGCTAAAACAGAGACTTTCTCGTTCAAATTCATTCAACGATTTGTTTTCACCTCATGATATTGACAATTCTCCAGCTCCAAATCCTCCAACTATTGAATGCAATGATAATACTATTTTGTTTGATGTAGTAACACAGTCTGTAATGAAGTCACCTTTGTTTGAAAAAGATGAGAATGTTGAAGATTCTATTACTGGATCACCAGAGGCTGCTATCAGTGATTTAACTAATACACATAAAAAATCCGTATATGATGATAGAAGTAAACTAGATGGGGTAATTGATGTGGGCTCAAGTGCATCTCAAGTTACTATGAATGATAACATGACGGACAGTTATATGGATAATAGTGCTATGATTGAAAATTTAGGCGGGCTTGATGCTGATAGGGATGCCCAAGCAAGAGGAGCTAAAGTCGATGATAAG ATACAGGTAGAAGACATACAACAGGAAACAGTAGTTTCCACAGATTCCGGTCTTCACCTGGAGGAATTAACTCTGGATAATTCGAACGCGATTCAGAGTCATTTAG ATGAACCAAGACCAGCTTCAGTTGAGGGCAGGTCAACAGATATGCACTCCAGAATCCCCGATGATGGTTCAGAACAGCATACTGAG ATGATTGAAGAAAATTCcaggattccattagttaagaaACGCAAGGAAAAGTCAGATTCACAGAAAGTGAAAAAGAGAAGAGAGATTTCAGGAAGTGGGAGGAAAAGCCTTGCGG GGGCTGGTACAAATTGGGAATCTGGAGTAAGGCGAAGCACCAGAATCAGGTGCAGACCTTTGGAGTTCTGGAAAGGGGAGAAATTATTATATGGACGTGTACATAAGA GTCTTCCAACTGTTATTGGGTTGAAGTATGCTTCCCCGGATAAGGGCAACGGAAAGCTCGCTCTTAAGGTGAGGTCTTATGTCTCTGATGAACACAAAGAGCTTCTTGAGCTAGCTGCTCTGCATTAA